One window of Microtus pennsylvanicus isolate mMicPen1 chromosome X, mMicPen1.hap1, whole genome shotgun sequence genomic DNA carries:
- the LOC142841195 gene encoding G-protein coupled receptor 83-like gives MEKKPTTEMPQEAFQSPGTTSIFGEELTPEALSVPFGFDDLITSTTSQVLQAVSNVASVFGHGQSKTPEHMTGDLADTSGPLDVEIVSEDNRLEFWLVVGYTIVVFASIIGNWVFNYIILKYNSVHTASGLLAVNISVTNMMLALLSSPFTMVRYMCYALVFGKMTCHLSRFAQYSCAYVTVLSMVAISLDRHRVMLHPLKAQITPMQANICIIVIWIVSTCAALPHAVYQKLHQVEFGNTTEESACLPSFPYTSKSTWVYLDLGTFMVFFMLPLLVLAGVYGHAAKKLWIHDPVDDINIRTYICQRGKKKQTLKMLMLVVFLYAISWLPLNVYLVLLASEAISSHNSLYFVLHLLAISSSCYNPYIYCWLSDSFRIEVRKVIMEIQKKLLDKIRRLRGEHRRLRSASRAHPLDPEDSNPGVPIFPRFKDFDELPSPPPSPAVHISFIHAVPQL, from the exons ATGGAGAAAAAGCCAACCACAGAAATGCCCCAAGAGGCTTTCCAGAGCCCTGGCACCACGAGCATCTTCGGGGAAGAGCTGACTCCAGAAGCCCTGAGTGTACCTTTTGGTTTTGATGACTTGATCACATCCACTACTTCCCAGGTACTCCAGGCTGTGTCCAATGTTGCATCTGTGTTTGGGCATGGACAGTCCAAGACTCCAGAACACATGACGGGAGACCTGGCCGACACGTCAGGTCCCCTAGATGTGGAAATTGTGTCCGAGGATAATCGATTGGAGTTCTGGTTAGTGGTAGGGTACACCATAGTGGTCTTTGCCTCCATCATAGGCAACTGGGTCTTCAACTATATAATTTTGAAGTACAACAGTGTCCATACTGCCTCCGGCCTCCTCGCTGTCAACATTTCTGTGACCAACATGATGCTTGCTCTTCTCAGCTCTCCCTTCACCATG GTGCGCTATATGTGTTATGCTCTGGTGTTTGGAAAGATGACCTGCCACCTCAGTCGCTTTGCCCAATACTCATGTGCCTATGTGACTGTGCTGAGTATGGTAGCTATTTCCCTGGATCGGCATCGG GTGATGCTACATCCTTTGAAGGCCCAGATCACTCCCATGCAAGCCAATATTTGCATCATTGTCATCTGGATTGTGAGCACCTGTGCTGCACTGCCACATGCTGTTTACCAGAAGCTTCACCAGGTGGAATTTGG AAACACAACTGAGGAAAGTGCCTGCCTCCCCAGTTTCCCATATACTTCAAAATCCACGTGGGTGTACCTTGACCTAGGCACCTTTATGGTCTTCTTTATGTTGCCTTTGCTGGTCTTGGCGGGTGTCTATGGTCATGCGGCCAAAAAGCTGTGGATCCATGATCCTGTTGATGACATCAATATCCGCACTTACATCTGTCAGCGTGGGAAGAAGAAGCAGACCCTAAAGATGCTGATGTTGGTGGTGTTTCTCTATGCGATCAGTTGGCTCCCCCTCAATGTGTACCTGGTGCTGCTAGCCAGTGAAGCCATCTCAAGCCACAATAGTCTCTATTTTGTCCTCCACTTGCTAGCAATTAGCAGCTCCTGCTACAACCCCTACATCTATTGCTGGCTCAGTGATAGCTTCCGTATTGAAGTGCGAAAGGTCATCATGGAAATCCAGAAGAAGCTGCTAGATAAAATCAGACGCCTTAGGGGAGAGCATCGCCGACTGCGCTCTGCGTCTCGTGCCCATCCCCTTGATCCTGAAGATTCCAATCCAGGAGTGCCCATATTCCCACGATTCAAAGATTTTGATGAGCTgccaagtccccctccttccccaGCAGTGCACATCTCCTTTATCCACGCAGTGCCTCAACTTTAA